The following nucleotide sequence is from Tachyglossus aculeatus isolate mTacAcu1 unplaced genomic scaffold, mTacAcu1.pri scaffold_100_arrow_ctg1, whole genome shotgun sequence.
TTGCTAACTAGAATTAGTATGATAGAAGTGTGAAGTATGAACTGTGAAGTATATACATAGGCATGTTTTGAAAGTATGCTTTAGGTTAATCAGCTCTGAGGGCTTTGctcttctacacacagtaatgagAAACATTCAGAACTTATGGCTTCAGAAAGTTGTACAGGTAGAAAATATTTGCAGGTTCAAGAGGGTTTGTataaatgaatgggtgaatgatctATAACGTGCTATAAAGAGaaaatcagggctggaaagggTAAACGTTGGTGCATCCCTAAACACTGAGTTGTTTCAATAAGGGCAaccagcaatcaataaatcgatggtatatgttgagcacttactccatgcatcactaagcactaagtactaagcactttggagaatacaacaaaacagagttggtaagcacattctttgcccaaaaggagctgactgtctagagggaaagacaggcattaacataataaatgagCAAATAATCACAAAGTTCCCATTGCCACAACTGGAGACTattctcaggtacctcatcgccAACttatcacccacatcctacctctggcctgcaatctCTCCCTGtttgtatccaacagacaatgatcctctcactttcaaagtcttactgaaggtaaatctccatgatgccttcccgaactgagccttcatttcctcttcttccattccctaccacaccacccttgcactgggattttcaTCCTATACTAACCCCATCAGTCCCACAAcacatttacatatccataatttatttatttatatttctgtaTTAATGGACTCCTCTCtcggggtggcacctggagagtttctaccagtcttgactatgggagagagagtcaagtattaattaattcatttattcaatcgtgtttattgagcatttactttgtgcagaacactttactaagcgcttgggaagtacagaagcatagccattccattcctagcttgagcagtggcttgcaagtggaaggcaatctgctacaaatcaaaactcagctgcgctgggcagcagcagcatgggagatagtcgagggtggatactcaagctgactgcgtggaaggaggcaatggcaaaccacttctgtatttttaccaagaacactcaGTGAatccattaccagaatgattccagctggaggtggggggttccGAGAGAGCTGTGTCCTTGGCGTCTCTATGGgccagagacaactcgacagcataagacaatacaaGACTAATTGGCCATGTCTAATGCCTCTCCATGTATTTTTTCTTATTGCTTAATTAtgggctttgcaaacagtaagtgcttaataaatactgctattgAGTTACTTCAAACTTAGAAAGatgaaaaggggagaagaggggagatatggatcaggattcattcattcgcatttattgagcgcttactgtgtgcagagcactgtactaagcgcttgggaagtaccatttggcaacatatagagatggtccctacccaacagtcggctcacagtctagaagggggagacagagaacaaaacaaaacatattaacaaaataaaataaatagaatatgtacaagtaaaataaatagagtaataaatacgtacaaacatatatacatatatacaggtgctctggggaagggaaggaggtaaggcagggggatggagggggaggagggggagaggagggagggggctcagtctggaaaggcctcctggaggaggtgagctctcagtagggccttgaaggaaggaagagagctagcttggcagatatggggagggagggcattccaggccagggtgatgacgtgtgtcggggttcgacggcgggacaggcgagaatgaggcacagtgaggagataagcgtcagaggagtggagcgtgcaggctgggctgtagaaggagagatgggaggtgagataggaagggatgAGGTGAcatacagccttgaagccgaaggtgaggagtttggaGGATGGTGGGCATCAGAGAGTgagggataataaaaataataaggggAGGAAGGGTTGGATCTGGAAAACTGTGGAGGCAAAAACAACATGATTTGAAGATGAACTGCATGTGAGAGGTACGAATCAGAAGAGTCATAAATGGCATTAAGGGCAGGGAGAATCGCAAGAAAATAAAGGTATGAAAATGAGTCCCACAATCCCCCAATATGAGTGATTCTGGAGCTCTGAAACCCACATTCCTGATTATAGCCAATAAAGGAGAATTCCACAGAGTACTACAGAGActtcacccccccacacacacacacacagagagagagagagagagagagacagagacagagacagagacagagagacatatatatatatatacaggacaaGCTTCAGTGTATTAGGGACAGTACTACTCAGAGCAAGTACATCATAACGGGGGTGATAGTTGTTTTTGAGGTGGGGTGACTTCTCAAAACTCTGGAGAGTTTTATCATCACGGATTTTCTTTTCAGAACTTTTGAAGGATTGCAATTTTGAGATCTGAATTAGTGATATATCTCTATATCACTATATCTTCCTACTTTATTACtttctccttatctgtaatttattttaatgtctgtctctcccactggattgtaaactccttgagggcagagatcatgtcgatAACTCTAGGCAGAGAAAGAGCTCAAAGGATATTATTAAtcagttatgtttattgagtgcttactgtgtactaagcggttggaagagtattatggattgattggtcgGTTAGATGTGTTCAGGTGGGTGAAAAACAGGTTAGAGAggacacttcaatccatacctcacgccgctgtcggatcgtctttgtccagaaatgctctgggcatgttactcccctcctcaaaaatctgcagtggctaccaatcaacctacgcatcaggcaaaagctcctcaccctcagcctcaaggctctccagcacctcgccccctcatatctcacctcccttctctccttctacagcccagcccgccccttcggctcctctgccgctaatctcctcacgtgcctcattctcgcctgtcccgccgtcgactccggGCACACGtcgtccccccggcctggaatgccctccctccgcacatccgccaagctagctctcttcctcccttcaaagccccactaagagctcacctcctccaggaggccttcccagactgagccccctacttcctctccccctcctccccctccccatccccccaacttacctccttcccctccgcacagcacctgtatatatgtatatatgtttgtacgtatttattactctattttatttgtacatatttattctatttattttattttgttaatatgttttgttttgttctctgtctcccccttctagactgtgagcccactgttgggtagagaccgtctctatatgttgccaacttgtacttcccaagcgcttagtacagtgctctgcacacagtgtgttcaataaatacgattgaatgaatgaattaatgtttcagttacattgtcatattgtattctcccaagtgctgcaagtgctcttccaagcatgcagtaagtgctcaataaatatgatggattgattaacttaGACATGAATAGCAAAGCCTTTTTTGTGCTTATGGATACAGAATACCACAGTATCTATGCCTGTGTAGATTAAACTCTCCATCTAATGGCAAATCTGCTTCTGTCCTTTTGGTGTAGGAATATCCATCATCTATTTTCTCAGCTTTGTGGGAAATTTCTCATCCTGGTGATTTGCAAATCATCCTGGTGATTTGCCCAGTGAatataacaaatgccaaatgGAGATCCCAGAAGCGATGGGACTGCTGATTCCTGATCTTTCACGGATGGCTGGGAATGAAAGTTGAACAAGATGTTAGGTCATTGCAGAAGCCAGATTTCAGAATAGGTTAAATTCATGCTGACGAGCATTAACATGCCATTTCCGTTCCTGCTTTCATGCTTGAAGTGATGAGGGGAAACGAGAGCCCTGTGACTGACTTCATTCTCCTGGGTTTTTCCAACTTTCCCAAACTGCAGTTTCTTCTGTTTGTGGTGTTTTTAATAATTTACTTAATTATCTTGGTAGGAAACACAGTCATTGTCTTCATCATCACTCTGGAACAGAGTCTTCACATTCCTATGTATTTATTCCTGAGGGTCTTGTCCATCTTAGAAACTCGCTTCAGTGGAACGATCATTCCTAAAATGCTTGTGATTCTTTCAACGGATCACAGAACCATTTCGTTTGCTGGCTGTGTGGCACAAACATATTTCATTCTATTCCTAGGGGGTACAGAATGTTTTCTCCTCTGCTCAATGGCTTATgatcgctatgtggccatctgtaatCCCCTACATTACCCAGTCCTTATGAGTAAAGCAGTTGTCAACAAGCTCACAGCAGGTTCTGTAATTTCCGGGGCAGTTATAGCAATAATTCAAACCACTTGGGCATTTAGCTTTCCTTTTTGTGTTCGCAATAAAATTAaccacctcttctgtgaaattccCCCGGTACCGGACCTCATGTGTGGAGACACCTTCCTCTTTGAAATCTATGCCTATATGGGCACCATTTCAGTGGCTATCCTTCCTTTCCTGATGATACTTCTGTCCTGCACTCGCATCTTCTACATTATTCTGAAAATGTCTTCAACAGTAGGAAgacaaaaagccttctccacctgtgcttctcatCTGACTTCTGTGACCCTATTCTACGGCCCAGCTAATCTCACCTACTTGCAACCAAAGGCCAGTTACACTGCAGAGAGCAAGGAATTGCTCTCTCTGGCATATGCTCTGCTCACACCCCTGCTAAACCCTCTCATCTATAGTTTAAGAAGCAGTGAGATGAAAGGTGCACTGAAGAAAATATTGAGAAGAAAACTGTTCCCAAAAATTGTTGACATTTTCATAGTTTACCATAGAAAACGCCTTTTTGCAGaatatgtgggggggggggtctattatgaggcagagatggagagttcAGTTGTCATTGTTTAGCCTTAAATGTGACTGGGTAAACACATGCGATTAATTCCACATGATAAATTAAAACTTAGAACACAGCTCTATAGGTACATTTTTTGGTAATATTGCTAGGTTTATTTTTACATTCCAATAGATGGAGGTGAAGAAGATTGTTTAACCTTCCTGAATGAGGAGTTGTGATCAGGGAGTTGGAGCAGGAGGCAAAGGGTAGTGAACTTGAGTTAGAGAATAAAGCTGACGGCAATCAGCGAATACTCTTTGAAGTTACTGTTAATCATCAGGCCATGATTaataacggagaagcagcgtggcatactggaaagagcacgggcttgggagtcagaggtcatgggttctaatcctggctccaccacttgtcagctgtgtgactttgggcaagtcacttaacttctctgtgcctcagttacctcatctggaaaatggagattacgactgtgagccccacatggtacaacctgataaccttgtatctaccccagcgcttagaacactgcttgacacatattaagcacttaataaataccattattattattattattgttaattagcaGCCATATTTGGTTTTAAAATCTAAGTACTACTTTCATCACTGAttttccatccatctctctcacctCATTCAATCTTTCCATGACTTCCCCTTACACCTCAAGTCAGAAATCCAGTCTTCAACATCGGATTCATATTGCAGTAAGGCCTAAGGAATCCACCTTGTCAATCCTGCTATTCTTATAATGCAGTAGGGCTTACAAAGCTGGTCAGATTTTAAAGACGGGACGAGCTTTCAGGATCCAGGTATGTAGCCCTGGGGTTACCTCCTTGGGTGTTCTGGGGGACCCCACTGATTCCTCCAATCCTTGGGTTGGGTCTGATTCCCCAAATCACCAGCATGTACCAGCACCCAcaaatctcccctctccctttctgccattacctcatctctgatcctctgtctctctttctccctagaGATCAGGTTCCTAGCGGGGTGGACACCCATACCACACTTATGAAGGATTTTCTTTGTTTGGCTCCCTGTTCAGAAGATGAATCTTCTCCACCGGGCTTGTGCGAGGGACATTAAAGCACCCTC
It contains:
- the LOC119922179 gene encoding olfactory receptor 10A3-like: MPSTYSTPFIAPTTRRKKEPGWSTSYLKISDQDKILADLTNAGFSRLVSIPMIDSVQTEDDKYTRIHKSFIFVLSHSNFLHPFFHKVMRGNESPVTDFILLGFSNFPKLQFLLFVVFLIIYLIILVGNTVIVFIITLEQSLHIPMYLFLRVLSILETRFSGTIIPKMLVILSTDHRTISFAGCVAQTYFILFLGGTECFLLCSMAYDRYVAICNPLHYPVLMSKAVVNKLTAGSVISGAVIAIIQTTWAFSFPFCVRNKINHLFCEIPPVPDLMCGDTFLFEIYAYMGTISVAILPFLMILLSCTRIFYIILKMSSTVGRQKAFSTCASHLTSVTLFYGPANLTYLQPKASYTAESKELLSLAYALLTPLLNPLIYSLRSSEMKGALKKILRRKLFPKIVDIFIVYHRKRLFAEYVGGGVYYEAEMESSVVIV